CAAGCAGCGGCTGGCGGCCGAGCGGATCAATGTCACTGTCTCGACCGTGGCCTCCACCCGCTACGACATGACGGCGCGAGGGCTGGAGCGCGTGGTGCGCGCGTCGCCCCACTACTACAACACCGAGGAGGAGGTGGACCGGCTGGTCGAGGTCGTCGCGTCGATGGCCTGAGCCTGGCCGGGCGGCTCGCGTGGCCCATCAGCGCGATGGTACGCGGGCCCGGGAGGGCGGAATGAGCGAGCTACGGGCGGGATCTACCCCGCTGTATCAACAACTGGCCGCCCGGCTGCGGCGGCAGATCGCCGAGGGGATCTACCGTCCAGGCGACCGCCTGCCGTCGGAAGCCGAGCTATGCGACCAGTTCGGCGTGAGCCGGATCACGGTGCGTGCCGCGCTCGACCAGCTGGTCGATGCCGGGCTGCTCCGGCGCCAGCGGGGGAAGGGGACATTCGTCACCGCGCCGCTAGTGGAACACGAGTTGATCCGCCTGACCGACTTTGTCGAGGACATGGCCGCGGCCGGGTTGCAGCCTGCGTCGCGGATCACCCACCTTGGGGAGGAGCCTGCTTCGGCCGAGGTGGCGCGGCATCTCGACCTCGCCCCGCAGACCCCGGTGGTTCGGCTCGATCGCCTGCGGCTCGCCGACTCCTCGCCGATCGCCTTCGACGTAACCTACCTGCCGCTGCGCTACGGGCGGCTGCTCGATCGCTCGGCGCTGGAGCGCGAAACGATCTACCACATCCTGGAGACCCAGTATCAGATCCCGGTGGTCTCCGGCACATTCGTCATCGAGGCCGGGAAGTCCACGGCGGAGCTGGCCGAGGCGTTGGAGGTGGAGCGGGGCGCGCCCTTGCTCATCATCCAGCGCATCTCCTACACCGAGGGGCGCGAGCCGATCTACTTCCAGCGGCGCTATTACCGCGCAGACCGGGTGCGCTACCGCGTGGAGCTTGACCGCGGCTACCCCGGCCAGCGATCCCGGCTGACCGAGTTCGTGCCCGTCTTCGATGGCGGGTGAGGAGCGTGATGCGTCATACGTCATACGTCATGCGTCCCCCTCACCCCGGCCCCTCTCCCCTGGTGGGAGAGGTGAGCATGACACGACATGCAGTACGCAATACGGGTGACGCATGACGTGTGACGCATGACGCATATGTCGAAGGAGCGCAGCGATGGACAACAAGCGGATCGGGTTCATCGGGGTCGGCGCAATGGGGCTGCCGATGGCGCTCCGCCTATGCCAGGCCGGCTACAACGTCGTCTTCACCAGCCGGCGAGATGAGGCCGTGCAGCGGCTCACCGCTGCGGGCGCGACCGCGGTCCCGACGCCGCTCCTGGTCGCCAGCCAGAGCGACGTGGTAATGAGCTGCCTGCCGGCGGACGATGACCTCTTCCAAGTCTTTCTCGGCCCGGACGGCGTGATTGAGAACATGCAGCCCGGCGGCACGATCATCGACTTCAGCACGACCTCCCCGATGATGATCCAGCGGGTCGCGGCGGAGGCGGCCCGGCGCCAGATCCGGGTGGTGGACGCCCCCGTCAGCGGCGGCGTCTACGGCGCGGAGCGGGGGACGCTGACGCTCATGGTCGGTGCCGACGGCGCGGTCCTGGAAGAGGTTCGGCCGCTCCTGGAGGTGCTGGGGAGCCAGATCTACCACGTGGGCGACATCGGGCTGGGCAAGGTCTTCAAGATCATCAACAACCTGCTGGCCGGGACCACGCTGGTACTCGTCGGGGAGGCGCTGTCGCTGGCGGCCAACGCGGGCGCGGACCTCTCCCTGCTCTATGAGGTGGTCAAGTCCAGCTCCGGGAACTCGGCGGCCTGGACGGATGCCGTGCCGACGCTGTTGCAGGCCGCGGCCGAGGGGGATCAGCCCGCGCCGTCCCCCGGTTTCCGGCTCGAGTTGATGCGGAAGGACCTGAAGCTGGCCGAGGCGCTGGGGGCCGATCTCGGAACGCCGCTGGCCCTGACCACGCTGGCGCTCCAGTTCTACACCGCTGCCTGCAGCCGGGGCATGGCCAAGGAGGACGCGAAGCAGGTCGGTCGCCTCGTCGCCCGCCTGGCAAACGCGGATCTCTCCCCGCGGGCGAGTGATGGAGCTTGACGAAATACCATGAAATGCCGGCGCCACCCCCATCGCCGGGTTGTGGTCATCCTGAGCGGAGCCGGGGGCGGCGGTAAGCCGCGCCCGGCGAAGCGAAGGATCCCCCCCGGTGCGTGGCCGATCTGACGCGAGATCCTTCGCTTCGCTCAGGATGACGTGAGTGCGGGAGCGGTTGACTGGCGGGTAGACGAAGTTAATCCGTCAACGTTCACCAGGAACCCTGCAGCTCACGCCCCAGGATGACGAACGGTGTTCCAGCGGGGGCGAAGCGCATGGGGCCGGCGATCGGTCGCCAGCCGAGCGCGGCGTAGAGGGCGAGGGCGGGCTCGTTGTCCTCCTGGGTTGAGAGGGCGGCGCGCGCTTCCGTCCGGCTGCGGAGGAGCCGCTCCAGCAGCCCGCGGGCGATGCCGCGCCTCCGATACTCCGGAAGCACCGCCAGTTCGACGAGGACGAAACAGTCATCGAGCCACCCGGCGGATTCGGGAGGCAGTTCAGGCTCGACACGGTCGTGCCACCACTGCCCGGGGCAGGTAGTGTGCCCGTAGGCCATCGCGACTGCGCGGCCGGTGCTCTCGCGGGCCAGCAAGCCGGCGAAGCCCGGGTACCCGGCGTGCCGGTTGAGCATGGCGACGACGTCCACGTAGCGGGTGTTCGGGTCCGGCCACACCGTGTGGTAGATGCGGGTCGCCTCAAGCAGCGCGAAGCTATGTCGCTCGATTACCTCGTGCGCGACAGCAATCCCCGTGTCGGTGCTGCTCACGTGGTGGTTCTCCTCCCCTGATCCAGTTCCCCGCCGCTGAGTATACGCTGACAGTGGCGCTACCGGCGCCCTGTGGTATCATCCGCCCGCTGCACGGGTTTCCGTGAGGAGCGACACACGATGGCCGAGACGTTGCCAGGCAAGCGCGAGGCAGCCTGGCTGACCGAGCAGAGCCACAAGTCGGGCACGACACCACTGTCCTGAGAGGTTGGCGCGCAAGGACAGTGGGAGTGGGCGCCGCATGGTAGACCCCTCCCGTCGTTGATAGGGGTTTTGTTGGCATGCTCGGAGTCGGATCGGCCGCGCCGCCGGAGACGGCGGCTCGCACCCTCCGTCGCTTCTACGCTTACCGGCTCACCTGGGAAGCCAAGTTCGAGAGCGCGATCTGGATTATCTACCTCCAGAGTCGCGGCTACAGCCTTGCCGAGATCGGATTGGCCGAGTCCGCGTTCCACCTGGCCCCGGTCCTGCTGGAGGTCCCGTCCGGCGCGTTGGCCGACCTGATCGGGCGTCGCTGGACGCTGATGATCAGCGGGCTGCTGATGGCGACCGGGGTGGCGCTCCTCTGGCTTGCGCCGTCGTTGCCGGTCGTGATGCTGGCGCTCTTCCTCTCCGGCGCTTCCTACAGCTTCGCCTCGGGCAGCGATCAGGCCTACCTCTACGACGCGCTCGGAGAAGACCCTGAGGGTCACGCCCGCTACACCGACATCCTCGGCCGGCTGCTCGGCGCGGCATATGTGGTCGGAGCGGCCGCCACCTGGCTGGGGGCAGCTCTCTCGGAGATCAGCTACGGGATCCCCTTCGCGCTCGTGATCGGGGCCGGACTGGGTGGTGCCTGGCTGGCCGCCGGGCTGGCGGAGGCGCCCCGGAAGCGGGGGACAGAAGGTGTGCGCCGGTCAGTCACCGCGCACGCCGGGGCGGCGCGCGCGGTGCTGGCGCGGCGTCCTGATGTGGCCGTGGTGCTGCTCCTGTCCGGCTTGTTCTGGACGGCAGCGACGGTGACACACCTCTACCTGCAGGCAGCCTTCACCGCCCGTGGGCTGTCCAACAGCAACATCGGCCTCGTCGTCGGCATCTCCCTGCTGCTCAACGCCGCGGGCGCGGCGCTCCTGGGGCGGGTGGCGCCACGCGGCCGCTTCGCCCGGCAATTCGCGGGTGTGGCCGCGGTTGCCGGGCTTGGGCTGGCCGGCACGGCAGCCGAGCACATCGTGCTGGCGATTGGTGCCTACCTCGTCGCGCAGATCGCCTACGGGCTGGGGGAGCCGCTGCTGATCGCCTGGTTCAACCGGCAGGTTCCGTCGGAGCAGCGGGCGACGATCCTGTCACTCGACTCGTGGATCTTCTCGGTGGTGATGATCGTCGTCTTCCCCGTCGCCGGGGCGATGGCCGAGCGGCTGGGGTGGGCCACGCTCTATCTCGCCTGCGGCGCCGTCACCCTGGCGCTCGGCGCCGCCGTCCTCGTCGCCGCTCGGCGGCACTCCCGGTCGGGTCGAGTGTGACGCAGATGAGCGCCGGGGGCGCGAAGCCTCCCGGCGCTCGTCCGTCCTTAGACGTATCGGTACGCAGGTGCCGCGGTTATGGTTGGCTCTGGCTCCCGGCCTCATCCTCCACCATGGCCGCCTCGACGGCGGCCGCGGCATCTACCAGCCCGGCACCGTAGGCGTCCTCATCAGGGATCGGGTCGCCACCCAGGTGGCAGTAGCCGGTGGGGCAGGACGGGCCGCCGATGTCGCCGGGCGAAGTGTCGCTCGGATCGAGCGGCGGGGTCTCGTTGCCCGAGATCGGTTGAGCGGTCTCCTTGACGATCTCGACCAGGCGGTCCGGGTCGCCGCGCAGGTCCGGATTCGCGCTGGCGACCAGGGCCAAGACGGCCGAGACGTGCGGGGTGGCCATCGATGTGCCCTGGATGGTCGTGTAGCACTGCCCCGCGGGGAACCCGCCGCCGATGAACAGGAAGCAGGGGATCTGCGCTGTGTAGAGCGCCCAGTTCGAGGTCGTCGAGAAGGTTTGCCAGGCCGTGTATTCGTCTTCGATGGTGTAGGGGAATCCGGGCGTGCCGCCGCGATCCCAGAGCGGCAGGTTGAACATCCGGGAGCCGCCAGGGGCGACGAGATCGATCCGCGGTCCGTAGTTGCTGTAGTAGGCAAGCTGATTCTCCTCACCGGCCCCGAACGGCTGGTGAGGGTCGTCCTCCGGCTTGCAGGTTGCGAGCGAACCTTCGGTCGTCCCCTCAGGACACTCATCCGACGGCTCATTGACCATATTCCCGGTCGAGCCGACGGTGACCACGCCAGGGATCCCACCCGGGATCTCGTACAGACCCTGGAGGTCGAGGAACCCGTCCAGGAGCGTGCCCGGGGTGGTCAGCATACCGCTGCTGAGCACCTGGCCACCGTCTCCGATCTCCACATGCTCGTTGCCGGCAGCGGCGACGATGACCGTTCCTTCGGAGCGGGCCAGCGCGACTGCGGAGGCGTACTGGCTGTAGATCAAGTCCTGCTCGGGGTCGCTGCGATCCAGGTAGCCGCCGAAGGAGAGGCTGACCACGTCGATGTCGTTGGAGGCGGCGTAGAGGAATGCTGAGAGGATCGTCGAATCATAGGCATAGCCGCACCATTGCGAGATCTTGAGGGAGACCAGCTTGACGTTGGGCGCGACGCCGTTGACGCCCTGCTCGTTGAGCACCGCGGCGATGTTGCCGCCGATCCACGACCCGTGCCCGTTCCAGTCGCCGTCGGCCGGCCCGCCGAACTGCGCGGCGAGAGCCTGGTCCGAGACGCCGAAGAACGTGTCGCAGATGGGCGGGTCCTCGGCCTCGGTGAAGTCGACCACCGAGTGGATGTTGTCCTCCAGATCGACATGGGTGGAGTCGAGGCCGGTGTCGGCCACGCCGACCAGGACCTCGGGCTCGCCGGACGTGGTCTCCCATGCGTCAGGAGCCTCGATGCGGTCGATGTTCCACATCAGGCCGGACAGGTCGAACGCCGGGTCGCCCGTGATCTCGCCGTTCTGTGCATCGTCGGTCAGGTCAATCTGGATCGGCTCAGCCGCCTGTGGGCTGCTGAACATGTCGGGCGCCAGCTCCGGCGGGACGATGCGCTGGATGCGGTCGGTGGCGACGCCGCTGACGCGGGGGTCGGCCTTCAACCGCTGCTTGACCTGCTCGGTCCCGTGAACCACGAGGAGGTTCAGCGGCGCGAGGTTCTGAACAACCGTGGCGCCCATCTCGGTGATCTGGGCCTGCATGAAACGCGCATCCCCGGTGCTCTTGAGCGCGACGAGGTACCGGCCGGGCATGCTGGTGCTCGGGTTCCCCGCTTGCTGAGCTGCGGCGAACCCGAGGCTGGTCATGGTGGAGAGCATCAGTGCGAGGATTACCAGGAGGCGAACGAGCCTCGTTCTCATCGTACTCCCTCGATTCTGGTCTACACGTCTGCCGGAATACGGTGAGCTCGGTCTCCAGTTCGAGTGGGCGGACACTCACCGGACCGATGCGGCGGTTCACCTCCTTTGCCGGTTGAGGTGGGCGGGAGTCGGCCCGCGAAAGATAGGGAACATAAGGATAGTAGGCTCAACCTAACGATCCTTAGATGACAGACGGGTGACGGACCGCTGACGAACCTGTCAGGGGGCCGCCGGCCGCTGCTCCCGTCCTGGCAGCCCGGCCGGCGGCGATGTGAACGGAGAGTGCGAAGCTCGCTTGCGTCGCACCGAGCGCCTGGCGATGCCGCGGGCGCAGCTCACCAGGTCGTCTGCGTGCTATTCAGCGCCGCGCCGCACTCGCACCGCGTGCTCTCGTCCCAGTCGCGCAGCGTAAACACGCGGCCGCACTCATCGCAGCGCACGTCGAGCTTGATCCGCTCCGGAGACCAGACGCTCAGCATCCCGCCGAGCGCGAAGTCCTTCTCGTAGAAATGGCGCATCGCACCGCGGTGGGTACCGCCGCGCACCAACTGCCGGGGCGCCTCGGTGTCTTCCCACGCGGTGATGGTGTACATCTCCTGACCAATGACGACGCCGATCCACCCCAGGAATCCCGGCATCTCCAGCATCTCGGCGGCGATGGCGCGGCTGTACTCGCGGATTTGCTCCCGCTCCTGATCCGAGCGCACGGTGATCTTCGTCACGCCGACCGCCCCCGGTTTGGTCTGCTTCCCGGTCTTGACCATGGTTGCGGTGCCGAAGGCAAACGGCCCTGCCTTGTAGGGCATGACCATCGCCTGGAGCCCGAGCTGTTCGACGAACGTGCGCCGGTCGAAGTACCCCTGCACTGAGCGCACCTTTTCGCCGTCGACGGTGATGAAATCCGCGCCCGGGAGGGCAATCGTCTGCCCGGTCGGCGGCGCCCCGGCGAATGGACCGGTGTTGGTGCCCCGCATGAGCCACTCGGCGGTGACCCTGCCGCCGTCCGTCGCGGCGACGTGCACCAGATCGAAGTGCAGATCGGGGAAGGCGGCGAACAGCGACCCGGCGTACGCGCCGATAGCCGGCCCGCTGAGCGTTCCCGCCGCCGGATCAGCGTAGGTGCCGCCTTCGGCGAACGTAGCCATGATGGCGTCCGGGTCGCGCCGGTTCCAGGCATCAAAGTACTGTCCTGCCACGTCGAGCGCGTGCATCTCCTCGATCCTTTCTGTACCTGAAGGACGACGGACCAGTGCGTGAGCGACGGATCGATCGCGGGTCCGAGGGTTAGCTTTCGTTCACGACGGTAGAGGTGCGGTCCGGCGCGGGCGGGGCCGTGAGGATTGTCCCCAGCCGTGCGAAGCGCTCGCCGACCGCGACTGGGACGCCGCCTCATCCGCTGGGGGCCCCCAGATGGCCACGATCATGCCCTCGCCGGTGTGGAGGTCGACCAGCACATACAGGCGCGGGAAGCCTCGCTCCTGGCGCAGCCCGGGGATGATCTCCTGATCCACGAAGCACCGCGTCTGATCG
This genomic window from Sphaerobacter thermophilus DSM 20745 contains:
- a CDS encoding GntR family transcriptional regulator yields the protein MSELRAGSTPLYQQLAARLRRQIAEGIYRPGDRLPSEAELCDQFGVSRITVRAALDQLVDAGLLRRQRGKGTFVTAPLVEHELIRLTDFVEDMAAAGLQPASRITHLGEEPASAEVARHLDLAPQTPVVRLDRLRLADSSPIAFDVTYLPLRYGRLLDRSALERETIYHILETQYQIPVVSGTFVIEAGKSTAELAEALEVERGAPLLIIQRISYTEGREPIYFQRRYYRADRVRYRVELDRGYPGQRSRLTEFVPVFDGG
- a CDS encoding NAD(P)-dependent oxidoreductase, giving the protein MDNKRIGFIGVGAMGLPMALRLCQAGYNVVFTSRRDEAVQRLTAAGATAVPTPLLVASQSDVVMSCLPADDDLFQVFLGPDGVIENMQPGGTIIDFSTTSPMMIQRVAAEAARRQIRVVDAPVSGGVYGAERGTLTLMVGADGAVLEEVRPLLEVLGSQIYHVGDIGLGKVFKIINNLLAGTTLVLVGEALSLAANAGADLSLLYEVVKSSSGNSAAWTDAVPTLLQAAAEGDQPAPSPGFRLELMRKDLKLAEALGADLGTPLALTTLALQFYTAACSRGMAKEDAKQVGRLVARLANADLSPRASDGA
- a CDS encoding GNAT family N-acetyltransferase; this translates as MSSTDTGIAVAHEVIERHSFALLEATRIYHTVWPDPNTRYVDVVAMLNRHAGYPGFAGLLARESTGRAVAMAYGHTTCPGQWWHDRVEPELPPESAGWLDDCFVLVELAVLPEYRRRGIARGLLERLLRSRTEARAALSTQEDNEPALALYAALGWRPIAGPMRFAPAGTPFVILGRELQGSW
- a CDS encoding MFS transporter — protein: MLGVGSAAPPETAARTLRRFYAYRLTWEAKFESAIWIIYLQSRGYSLAEIGLAESAFHLAPVLLEVPSGALADLIGRRWTLMISGLLMATGVALLWLAPSLPVVMLALFLSGASYSFASGSDQAYLYDALGEDPEGHARYTDILGRLLGAAYVVGAAATWLGAALSEISYGIPFALVIGAGLGGAWLAAGLAEAPRKRGTEGVRRSVTAHAGAARAVLARRPDVAVVLLLSGLFWTAATVTHLYLQAAFTARGLSNSNIGLVVGISLLLNAAGAALLGRVAPRGRFARQFAGVAAVAGLGLAGTAAEHIVLAIGAYLVAQIAYGLGEPLLIAWFNRQVPSEQRATILSLDSWIFSVVMIVVFPVAGAMAERLGWATLYLACGAVTLALGAAVLVAARRHSRSGRV
- a CDS encoding S8 family serine peptidase — encoded protein: MRTRLVRLLVILALMLSTMTSLGFAAAQQAGNPSTSMPGRYLVALKSTGDARFMQAQITEMGATVVQNLAPLNLLVVHGTEQVKQRLKADPRVSGVATDRIQRIVPPELAPDMFSSPQAAEPIQIDLTDDAQNGEITGDPAFDLSGLMWNIDRIEAPDAWETTSGEPEVLVGVADTGLDSTHVDLEDNIHSVVDFTEAEDPPICDTFFGVSDQALAAQFGGPADGDWNGHGSWIGGNIAAVLNEQGVNGVAPNVKLVSLKISQWCGYAYDSTILSAFLYAASNDIDVVSLSFGGYLDRSDPEQDLIYSQYASAVALARSEGTVIVAAAGNEHVEIGDGGQVLSSGMLTTPGTLLDGFLDLQGLYEIPGGIPGVVTVGSTGNMVNEPSDECPEGTTEGSLATCKPEDDPHQPFGAGEENQLAYYSNYGPRIDLVAPGGSRMFNLPLWDRGGTPGFPYTIEDEYTAWQTFSTTSNWALYTAQIPCFLFIGGGFPAGQCYTTIQGTSMATPHVSAVLALVASANPDLRGDPDRLVEIVKETAQPISGNETPPLDPSDTSPGDIGGPSCPTGYCHLGGDPIPDEDAYGAGLVDAAAAVEAAMVEDEAGSQSQP
- a CDS encoding nuclear transport factor 2 family protein, translating into MHALDVAGQYFDAWNRRDPDAIMATFAEGGTYADPAAGTLSGPAIGAYAGSLFAAFPDLHFDLVHVAATDGGRVTAEWLMRGTNTGPFAGAPPTGQTIALPGADFITVDGEKVRSVQGYFDRRTFVEQLGLQAMVMPYKAGPFAFGTATMVKTGKQTKPGAVGVTKITVRSDQEREQIREYSRAIAAEMLEMPGFLGWIGVVIGQEMYTITAWEDTEAPRQLVRGGTHRGAMRHFYEKDFALGGMLSVWSPERIKLDVRCDECGRVFTLRDWDESTRCECGAALNSTQTTW